In Alkalihalobacillus sp. AL-G, the genomic stretch AACGAAGATATTACCTTGTGGGGCTTCTAGAATGATATCTCTACTTGAACTATTACCTGTACTTATCAAAGTCCCTTGATTAACGACAATATCTCCCGTTTCCGATATAACTTCAATGTTGTTCAGGTCCATTTTCCCTTCGCCATTTGCACCTGATTCAATTATAAAATTCCCATTAATGGTAACCGATCCGGTTGCAGCTATCTCTATACGATCCTTTGTCGAATATTCTCCATCTTCTCCGACGCCATTAATAGTAAGATCTCCTGGAGCAGGATTTTCACTATCATGCTGATCCAAAAACTCCTCAAACGCCATTTCGATCGTTTCTCCATTTTCCAATTCAATTACGACTTCCCCGGAACTCGAGTTCAATGTGGATTCCTTTGCTGTCATTTTATGCTCATAAAAGAAGTCCTCATTTGAATCTTTACTAGCATCATGGTCAAAATCTCCAGAAATGGCATGGACAACAACTGTATATTCCCCTGAATAAGACTGCAAATCTGAGGAGTTCATCGGACTTTGATTTTCATCTAATGCATATTGATACAAATCTAATACCGAAGTCCCGCTTTGGATGGTATTAGGACGGTTTGGCGGATACGTATAATCCGATAAATATGTCACTTTTTCAGCGTTTTCTTGTCTTTGAAATGTTTCCATTGCACTGACCGAGAGATTGACTGCTTGCTTTTGGTAGATCAATCGATTCTCGTTTGCGGAAAGCTTACTGAACCACGTATAACCAATAGGTGCAAAAATGCCGAGAACCATGATTACCATCAGGACGATAATCAGCGTACTACCTTTATTTGATTTTACAAACTTAACCATTGATCCACCCTAGAAATATGAGGCATTTGAAATCA encodes the following:
- a CDS encoding Tfp pilus assembly protein FimT/FimU yields the protein MVKFVKSNKGSTLIIVLMVIMVLGIFAPIGYTWFSKLSANENRLIYQKQAVNLSVSAMETFQRQENAEKVTYLSDYTYPPNRPNTIQSGTSVLDLYQYALDENQSPMNSSDLQSYSGEYTVVVHAISGDFDHDASKDSNEDFFYEHKMTAKESTLNSSSGEVVIELENGETIEMAFEEFLDQHDSENPAPGDLTINGVGEDGEYSTKDRIEIAATGSVTINGNFIIESGANGEGKMDLNNIEVISETGDIVVNQGTLISTGNSSSRDIILEAPQGNIFVNGSTLEARREIRLYAGMSRNGSLITPNKNIVLESAHFETKKNAQIIFKASGEVIEN